From the Gorilla gorilla gorilla isolate KB3781 chromosome 22, NHGRI_mGorGor1-v2.1_pri, whole genome shotgun sequence genome, one window contains:
- the LOC129529227 gene encoding LOW QUALITY PROTEIN: keratin-associated protein 19-8 (The sequence of the model RefSeq protein was modified relative to this genomic sequence to represent the inferred CDS: substituted 1 base at 1 genomic stop codon) — MCSTPGCAARSPPRTDLFPRHWEYGDREVGSTERLGQDEISGLNYYRSYYGGLGYGYGGFGGRGYGYGCGCGSFCRLGYGCGYGGYGFSCCXPLYYRGYGFSTFY; from the exons ATGTGCTCAACACCAGGATGTGCTGCCAGATCCCCTCCAAGAACTGACTTGTTCCCCAGGCACTGGGAGTATG GGGATCGGGAAGTGGGGAGTACTGAGCGGTTGGGTCAGGATGAAATCAGCGGGTTGAA CTACTACAGAAGCTATTATGGAGGCCTGGGCTATGGCTATGGAGGCTTTGGTGGCCGGGGCTATGGCTATGGCTGCGGCTGTGGCAGCTTCTGTAGGTTGGGCTATGGCTGTGGCTACGGAGGCTATGGATTCAGCTGCTGCTGACCATTATACTACAGAGGATATGGATTCTCTACCTTCTACTGA